One segment of Clavelina lepadiformis chromosome 2, kaClaLepa1.1, whole genome shotgun sequence DNA contains the following:
- the LOC143447160 gene encoding uncharacterized protein LOC143447160 isoform X4, whose product MSEKPSGLKAPSKISKLATKSSGIKPPSSSAKSASAPSGTQEDGDNFIIGDRVLVSGTKPGQVSFLGETQFAPGHWAGVVLDSPVGKNDGCVGGIRYFQCEPLHGVFARPNKLVKAKDTQKNGSAKTPENNKPSVAKPKTSTTKTPKAVALTAANLKAAGVGGSERPKSGIRSPASSIRSLKLGTTSSTRAAPKTGASDIKIGDRVVVGETKIGAVRFIGETEFAKGCWVGIELDEPVGKNDGSVAGKRYFSCTLNHGLFALIHKVQKVGFPATTPSRTKAAVGSAVKKRPGVRSPGSSNASVSSISSISSISKRPAKLRTEVSSRYKQKTAATGVQALQEALEEKQQHVESLMAERDMERNQMMEVNLTAAEKHAQLSKLQEAHENYMKEKEQELDSLRALIEEADRDKVQLSQELEESKRNVEDLQFQVEEGQICKDDLEASTVGDKSELDEQQRSLEAANGKIEELSLQLNEAQKEQPKVSEDDSRVFELEEQLVEARAGLEEQEDAIDKMKAKLKSIEEEKLELLNAVQDLESNATDMDELARASEAGAEQIRKLEQDLEDARQKCDGLNSSNAQLQQQLDEILQSSGDSNAQVKSLSETLHAKESKILELQSLLQESASAIKSLKNENDKHVSDSKSSESKIDELLQKNLDFEEKYKMLLSERDNRENELLASLQQDKEQLTNLENEKRTFEAMCGELETKASVFENEVTEIKSKSTEAENEWKLRFDSLEKEKDEAVKLQSGSEEQIVRLSEQLADLHKSHNNTKQMLENMSQQSGQETQHLLEQLNTAQEELTETNRKLKELQQEKDFAQRGLAELEGICSSIKEEKLKLHSQLEESETKLSQFSELKEDEIKELEDAKLILDHNLADALVRHKQETNDKDQHIAELRRSLSIAEEDKTAAFKASDGLQTALDNTKDKNQNLEHDITMKNNDLQNVTNSLNEFEQKYEHLQKESESLTNQIQTLKHNLDSALTSCDELRNNNSSLTRNLEEIQALITEKDTNIAGLETDISALKKNKDEQTAEIIKLKTSLGSLEKTKSGLQDDLARYSELSSESENKLQASLEQIKQFYVEVDSLKAENASREEESSKKLAEAHIEISNLKQDLLKVEEEHRSTVKNFEEATANCDVINGQLQELSGSLHEKEDHLHRMKVERDRLKSLLTESEENSKSDDAQRMKVTDELEQTKSSLSEASKKVNSLQTTLDDSEVARNSLEASLALVEANCAGLNCKLVESNDDVEEKAKIIQALEKEKDLLTIESTKLNESLISSSDKVASLVEENSTKDAELVKIKENLHEKSEQAHNLQQQLDLKSNEQERLNEKVAHLNADMSSMREKLEASVAESEARNQRAVESVNALRNIETEKRTLEEKLKSITEQQGSVEQKSFQYLDKIQTLEKANGQLSSDIELQVDAYQKLQTIFDEIFNERDKLLAKCRDLETTLDNAHQEKLSTETLHRNKVKEMEDRENELQNEIKKNVEAFDTLKQKSEADENTLKLQIDDMDSLMSKLKDSEQRCTELGENVSKHLQDISNLQNEITGRTERQQKQNEEILHLKEICEEKSRTAEKLDKDLSDRNEEFKALVNEKENLQTNLDGLKTMLQETQVKLESYMKENETLNQNLNHVKSENTELVAKMQMNGEDLQKEMARISEEKVELKSNCDKLTAEIDAVKSELSTVTASSEQLRADLSKLRSDKEFVDNLLQSKTSEYGELHIRFSTLSVDNENFQTELATADSKLQDLSTEFTALKTAHDALTSELLTASSEKEALSQKLTESTELCRTHSSDLDATKSMNISLEEELSTLKTEISHFKKTIESMENALNDSKNKETRLQSNIEEITKARDQVISELDTAKQTLCNIETAKSALEENHQRLLKDLETSKGSADVQTQALSGQVNSLQQQLEQAQAEKVQLSSQITSLQSDLEVEKQGHVDAQDQLTEAEQHRIKLDDEKNFLRTELIKLQEGLSLKEAELQELKTERANFSSKNEELEVAIKEKEIKINEIIKVSEEEKEKLSMELEKINNELKQVQMEKSTLSTDLNEENKTLKVEMELLRSTNVKTDSDSQVKIESLLKERDEVLSEKKKFEDDLKELTAQLKIRDEEHVALSADKNKVSTELEKTSKELSLANQKFLSLQEDMKRLNGDERSHSEHISILEEEKKNLSSEKEALWAKLSKMEKSTPSLEARENALKKEFAAERNSLQKSLDITTSLVEEKNKEMEACRNEITYLKGEQVMLASLKSSVTQLEAEKLKLSERLQRTENELAMSKPTQANVNTAASEPADGSQVDFLNKVIFDQQLKMETLHKRITELENMALNGDDELDDTYDEGEHKRPAPRLFCDICDVFDQHDTEDCPTQSMGSTEMDHGADHHYTRGQERAYCDDCEVFGHTSYTCMQVASNDAIKFGHWTENCEEQEMY is encoded by the exons ATGTCTGAGAAACCTTCAGGTCTAAAAGCGCcatcaaaaatttcaaaactcgCCACCAAATCAT CGGGAATAAAGCCACCTAGCAGTTCCGCCAAATCTGCTTCTGCTCCTAGTGGCACACAAGAAGATGGAGATAACTTCATAATAG GTGATAGAGTTCTAGTGAGCGGGACAAAGCCGGGTCAAGTTTCGTTTCTCGGAGAGACACAATTTGCTCCGGGTCATTGGGCTGGCGTTGTGTTAGATTCACCGGTTGGCAAAAACGATGGGTGTGTTGGAGGCATTAGATATTTTCAG TGTGAGCCTCTACATGGTGTATTTGCTCGACCAAATAAATTGGTGAAAGCCAAAGACACACAAAAGAATGGCTCAG CTAAAACTCCTGAAAACAACAAACCAAGCGTTGCAAAACCAAAAACATCGACGACAAAAACACCGAAAGCCGTCGCATTAACAGCAGCAAACTTGAAAGCGGCCGGGGTTGGAGGAAGCGAGCGACCAAAATCAG GTATACGAAGTCCAGCTTCATCAATAAGAAGCCTCAAATTAGGCACAACAAGCAGCACCAGAGCTGCCCCTAAGACCGGTGCATCTGATATCAAAATCGGTGACAGAGTTGTGGTGGGCGAAACAAAGATAG GCGCTGTTCGTTTCATTGGCGAAACTGAGTTCGCTAAAGGATGTTGGGTTGGCATTGAATTGGATGAGCCTGTGGGAAAGAATGATGGATCTGTTGCTGGGAAGAG GTATTTCTCATGCACCTTAAATCATGGACTCTTTGCGCTAATTCACAAAGTTCAAAAAGTTGGATTTCCCGCCACAACTCCAA GTCGGACAAAAGCTGCCGTAGGCAGTGCCGTGAAGAAAAGACCCGGTGTGAGGTCACCAGGGAGTTCAAATGCATCTGTGAGCAGCATAAGCTCTATATCAAGCATAAGCAAAAGACCTGCCaag CTTCGAACTGAAGTGTCGTCCCGATACAAGCAAAAAACGGCTGCCACTGGGGTCCAGGCATTGCAAGAAGCACTTGAGGAAAAACAGCAACATGTTGAATCTCTGATGGCTGAGCGTGACATGGAACGAAATCAGATGATGGAAGTTAATCTCACAGCAGCAGAGAAGCACGCTCAGTTGTCTAAACTTCAGGAAGCTcacgaaaac TACATGAAAGAAAAAGAGCAGGAATTGGACTCGCTGCGAGCTCTCATCGAAGAAGCTGATCGGGATAAAGTTCAACTCAGCCAGGAGCTGGAAGAATCAAAGAGGAATGTGGAAGATCTTCAGTTTCAAGTAGAGGAAGGGCAGATTTGTAAAGATGATTTAGAG GCCTCAACAGTTGGCGATAAGTCGGAATTAGATGAACAACAACGAAGCCTTGAAGCAGCCAATGGAAAGATTGAAGAACTATCTTTACAGCTAAATGAAGCTCAGAAAGAGCAACCTAAG GTTTCCGAAGATGATTCCCGCGTCTTCGAGTTGGAGGAGCAACTCGTTGAAGCTCGAGCAGGCCTTGAAGAGCAGGAGGATGCGATTGATAAGATGAAAGCGAAGTTGAAGTCAATTGAGGAAGAGAAATTAGAATTACTCAACGCGGTTCAGGATTTG GAATCGAATGCGACGGATATGGATGAGTTAGCAAGAGCTAGTGAAGCTGGTGCTGAACAAATCAGAAAACTAGAGCAAGACCTTGAAGATGCAAGGCAAAAG TGTGATGGACTGAATTCCTCTAACGCACAGTTACAACAACAATTGGATGAGATTCTACAAAGTTCCGGTGACAGCAATGCTCAAGTGAAAAGCTTGAGTGAAACACTTCACGCCAAAGAAAG TAAAATTTTGGAGCTTCAGTCCCTTCTGCAAGAATCAGCATCTGCAATAAAGTCCTTAAAG AATGAAAATGACAAACATGTTTCGGATAGTAAATCTTCAGAGAGTAAAATCGATGAACTCCTGCAGAAGAACTTGGACTTTGAAGAGAAATACAAAATGTTGTTGTCCGAAAGAGATAACCGAGAAAATGAGCTCCTTGCATCTCTTCAGCAAGATAAAGAACAATTAACTAATTTGGAAAATGAAAAGAGGACATTTGAAGCAATGTGCGGCGAACTTGAAACAAAAGCGTCCgtttttgaaaatgaagtTACTGAG ATTAAGTCGAAAAGCACTGAAGCTGAAAATGAATGGAAATTAAGGTTCGATTCCCTCGAAAAGGAGAAAGATGAAGCCGTAAAACTTCAGTCCGGCAGTGAAGAGCAG ATTGTCAGGTTGAGTGAGCAATTGGCCGACTTGCACAAAAGCCACAACAACACGAAACAAATGCTTGAGAATATGAGTCAGCAGAGTGGACAGGAAACGCAACATCTGTTGGAACAATT AAACACTGCGCAAGAGGAGTTGACTGAAACTAATAGGAAACTCAAAGAATTGCAGCAGGAGAAAGACTTTGCGCAGAGG GGCTTAGCAGAGCTGGAAGGAATATGTTCAAGtatcaaagaagaaaaattgAAGTTGCACTCACAGTTGGAGGAGTCTGAAACAAAACTATCCCAGTTCAGTGAG TTGAAGGAGGATGAGATTAAAGAGCTAGAAGATGCTAAACTCATCCTGGATCACAACCTTGCTGATGCACTGGTTCGTCATAAGCAGGAAACTAATGACAAGGATCAACACATTGCTGAGCTGCGGAGAAGTTTAAGTATTGCTGAAGAGGATAAAACCGCTGCGTTTAAAGCTTCCGATGGTCTCCAAACTGCTCTGGACAACACCAAGGATAAAAATCAGAATCTTGAacatgacatcacaatgaagAACAATGATTTGCAGAATGTTACAAACtctttaaatgaatttgaaCAGAAATATGAACATCTTCAAAAGGAAAGTGAATCACTGACGAATCAAatacaaacattgaaacacAACTTGGACTCAGCACTGACATCGTGTGATGAACTTAGGAACAACAATTCAAGTTTGACACGAAACCTTGAAGAAATTCAAGCTCTGATCACAGAGAAGGACACGAATATTGCTGGGCTTGAAACTGACATTTCTGCTTTAAAAAAGAACAAGGATGAACAAACTGCAGAGATTATTAAGCTTAAAACATCTCTTGGCTCCTTGGAGAAGACAAAATCTGGTCTGCAGGATGACTTGGCAAGATACTCAGAATTGTCAAGTGAATCCGAAAACAAACTACAGGCAAGTCTTGAGCAAATAAAGCAGTTTTATGTGGAAGTGGACTCTTTAAAAGCAGAAAACGCTTCAAGGGAGGAAGAATCTTCCAAGAAGCTTGCAGAAGCTCACATTGAAATTTCAAACCTGAAACAAGATCTTCTTAAGGTTGAGGAGGAACACAGATCAAcagtgaaaaattttgaagaagCAACAGccaattgtgatgtcataaacggACAACTACAGGAACTCTCAGGAAGTTTGCATGAAAAGGAAGATCATCTTCATCGAATGAAAGTGGAGAGAGACCGGTTAAAGTCTCTCCTGACTGAGAGTGAGGAAAATTCAAAATCTGATGATGCGCAGAGGATGAAGGTCACAGATGAACTGGAACAAACAAAATCGTCACTGTCAGAAGCATCAAAG AAAGTGAACAGCCTGCAGACAACGCTTGATGATAGCGAGGTTGCTCGTAACTCACTCGAAGCATCTCTTGCACTAGTTGAAGCGAACTGTGCTGGCCTCAATTGCAAACTTGTTGAATCAAATGACGACGTTGAGGAGAAAGCCAAG ATCATTCAAGCATTGGAGAAGGAAAAAGATTTACTTACGATAGAATCAACAAAACTGAATGAAAGTCTGATTTCCTCCAGTGATAAAGTCGCTTCTCTTGTGGAAGAAAACTCAACAAAGGATGCAGAGTTGGTGAAGATAAAGGAGAATCTTCATGAAAAGAGCGAACAAGCTCACAATTTGCAGCAGCAGCTTGACCTAAAATCTAATGAACAGGAGAGACTAAATGAAAAG GTTGCTCACTTGAATGCTGACATGTCCTCAATGAGAGAGAAACTTGAAGCGTCTGTAGCGGAGAGTGAAGCGAGAAATCAGAGAGCTGTGGAGAGTGTAAACGCTCTTCGCAACATCGAGACGGAGAAGCGGACACTGGAGGAGAAATTGAAGAGCATCACTGAGCAGCAAGGAAGTGTTGAGCAG AAATCATTTCAatatttggacaaaatccaaaCTCTTGAAAAAGCCAACGGCCAACTTAGCTCCGATATTGAGTTACAAGTTGATGCTTACCAGAAATTACAAACTATTTTCGATGAAATTTTCAA TGAGAGAGACAAACTGCTGGCAAAATGCCGTGATTTGGAAACCACCCTTGATAACGCCCATCAGGAGAAGTTAAGTACTGAAACTTTGCATAGaaataaagttaaagaaaTGGAAGACCGTGAAAACGAGTTGCAGAacgaaataaaaaagaatgtGGAGGCTTTTGACACTTTAAAACAG AAATCTGAAGCGGATGAAAACACGTTGAAATTACAGATAGACGACATGGATTCCCTCATGAGCAAACTGAAGGATTCTGAACAACGTTGCACGGAACTGGGTGAAAATGTCTCAAAACACTTGCAAGATATCAGCAATTTGCAGAATGAAATTACAGGCCGTACTGAGCggcagcaaaaacaaaacgaaGAAATTCTTCACCTGAAAGAGATCTGTGAAGAAAAGTCTCGAACTGCAGAAAAACTGGACAAAGATTTAAGCGACAGAAATGAAGAATTCAAAGCCCTTGTCAATGAGAAAGAAAATCTTCAAACCAACCTGGATGGGTTGAAAACCATGTTGCAGGAGACACAAGTGAAGTTGGAATCCTacatgaaagaaaatgaaactttaaatcaaaatttgaaTCATGTCAAGTCCGAAAACACAGAACTCGTagcaaaaatgcaaatgaACGGAGAGGATCTGCAGAAAGAGATGGCTCGGATATCCGAAGAAAAAGTTGAACTGAAATCAAATTGTGACAAATTAACCGCAGAGATAGATGCCGTTAAATCCGAACTGAGTACGGTGACAGCGTCATCTGAGCAACTTCGAGCTGATTTAAGCAAACTCAGAAGTGATAAGGAATTTGTGGATAATTTGTTACAGAGTAAAACGTCCGAGTATGGTGAACTTCACATCAGGTTTTCCACTCTATCAGTTgacaatgaaaattttcagaCTGAATTAGCAACTGCCGACTCAAAATTGCAAGATTTATCGACCGAATTCACTGCCCTAAAAACTGCCCATGACGCACTTACCTCTGAACTACTTACTGCCTCTAGTGAGAAAGAAGCCCTTTCCCAAAAGTTAACCGAATCGACTGAATTATGTCGCACTCATTCATCCGACCTTGATGCTACAAAATCGATGAACATCTCGCTTGAAGAAGAATTATCAACattaaaaactgaaatttcacatttcaagAAAACTATTGAATCCATGGAAAATGCACTTAACGATAgcaaaaataaagaaacacGTTTGCAATCTAACATAGAAGAAATTACCAAAGCTCGAGACCAAGTGATCAGTGAACTTGACACTGCAAAGCAAACCTTGTGCAATATTGAAACTGCCAAATCAGCGTTAGAAGAAAATCATCAACGATTGTTGAAAGACTTGGAGACCTCCAAAGGATCTGCCGATGTTCAGACCCAGGCACTCAG TGGCCAAGTCAACTCCTTGCAGCAACAGCTGGAGCAAGCTCAAGCGGAAAAAGTCCAACTTTCTTCCCAGATAACATCCCTCCAGTCTGACCTTGAAGTGGAAAAGCAAGGTCATGTGGATGCTCAGGATCAGCTCACAGAAGCAGAACAACATCGCATCAAACTTGACGATGagaaaaattttcttcgaaCCGAACTTATCAAGCTTCAGGAAGGTCTCAGTTTGAAAGAAGCAGAATTGCAAGAATTGAAAACTGAGAGAGCAAATTTCTCTTCGAAGAATGAAGAGCTAGAAGTAGCCATAAAAGAAAAGGAGATAAA aataaatgaaattataaaagtaaGCGAAGAAGAAAAGGAAAAGCTATCGATGGaacttgaaaaaataaacaatgaattaAAACAG GTTCAAATGGAAAAGTCAACCTTGAGCACAGActtaaatgaagaaaataaaacactcAAAGTTGAGATGGAACTACTACGCTCTACCAATGTCAAG ACTGACTCCGACAGCCAAGTTAAGATCGAGAGTTTGTTAAAAGAGAGAGATGAGGTTTTGTcggaaaaaaagaaatttgaagATGACCTAAAAGAACTCACTGCTCAGTTGAAAATTAGAGACGAG GAGCATGTGGCCCTGTCTGCcgataaaaacaaagtttcaaCAGAATTGGAGAAGACTTCAAAAGAGCTTTCTCTTGCTAACCAG AAATTTCTGAGTCTGCAAGAAGACATGAAACGTCTCAATGGTGATGAAAGGTCACATTCAGAACACATCTCGATTTtggaagaagaaaagaaaaac cTCTCGTCTGAAAAAGAAGCACTGTGGGCAAAGTTGTCAAAGATGGAAAAAAG CACACCCAGTTTGGAAGCAAG AGAAAATGCTCTGAAGAAGGAATTTGCAGCCGAACGAAACTCTCTTCAAAAATCTTTGGACATTACGACCTCTTTGGTGGAAGAAAAGAACAAAGAAATGGAAGCTTGTAGAAATGag ATCACTTATTTGAAAGGTGAGCAGGTCATGCTGGCGAGTCTTAAATCGAGTGTCACCCAACTTGAGGCGGAGAAACTCAAGCTGAGTGAGAGACTTCAACGAACTGAAAATGAACTTGCTATGAGCAAACCAACTCAAG CAAA